Proteins found in one Pieris napi chromosome 6, ilPieNapi1.2, whole genome shotgun sequence genomic segment:
- the LOC125050671 gene encoding zinc finger protein ZFP2-like isoform X1, protein MESVKACRICLKMDTKFSVLHPKSLGLCYELLTGTSVQKGLIKYACFECAALLKKYFCFRQKSLRSQFVLENILEHYGKITSTHINKIDRQSLLLSSNLSINEIQLKDNELLEDIPCAEEKFSVENNDDVDFHWTCSSDEEPKIKNEENVVIEVPVKKEVAVKAKKRKAKQQKAQRWIRKKKNERKQNSVKKGDHKKSVPATFSKTVADEELYKHVAIVNLTVDEQYEEVRRRQESSNYLNSFYKCEICFKGFIDARAWQNHNKQHNEGEVQCDVCKLRFRSKVILSRHVKYHSTKYHCLQCPYISQGISQAKLHLLWHRGVTYDCDHCGEKFRQRMSYITHLRMKHPSDWVCGVCGNTFVSQMGLLQHKSLRHTQVNEKTEIEENPEAPFCELCDVKFASPEAFKRHLVQARKHVATAENKYGCRECGESFKTPKELRDHTRARPECLRKPSYSTSPAKNNGDPRSWPMNCPHCGKEIANAYIYSWHFRTAHPEKDYYAGCDSICDVCGKGFPKRLLSAHIAKHSVGGPNELNGGGKCETCGKVCVSRSSLYAHRRTHSEARPHVCTVCGMGFKAKSVLQRHGLVHTGEKPYTCELCGKSFSQSNTCQQHIRTVHHKLPPLYVSRSKRERMMRRHALAQ, encoded by the exons ATGGAAAGCGTAAAAGCCTGtagaatttgtttaaaaatggaTACAAAATTTTCTGTTTTACACCCAAAAAGTTTAGGATTGTGTTATGAATTACTGACAGGAACAAGT GTACAAAaaggtttaataaaatatgcttGTTTTGAGTGTGCTGCtctattaaaaaagtatttttgctTTCGGCAAAAGAGTCTTCGCAGTcaatttgttttagaaaatatattagagCACTATGGAAAG ataacatcaacacatataaataaaattgataggCAAAGCTTACTTTTAAGTTCAAATCTAAGCAtaaatgaaattcaactaAAAGACAATGAATTATTAGAAGATATACCTTGCGCAGAAGAAAAGTTTAGTGTAGAGAATAATGATGATGTAGACTTTCATTGGACATGTTCAAGTGACGAAGAgcccaaaattaaaaatgaggAAAATGTAGTTATTGAAGTTCCAGTTAAAAAGGAAGTTGCAGTCAAGGCCAAAAAACGTAAG GCAAAACAACAAAAGGCCCAGAGATGGataagaaagaaaaagaatGAGCGGAAGCAAAATAGTGTTAAGAAAGGAGACCATAAAAAATCTGTTCCTGCCACATTTAGTAAGACTGTTGCAGATGAGGAGTTATATAAGCATGTTGCCATTGTTAATTTAACA GTGGATGAACAATATGAAGAGGTGCGTAGACGCCAGGAGTCCAGCAATTATTTAAACTCATTCTACAAATGTGAAATCTGTTTCAAAGGCTTTATTGATGCACGCGCATGGCAGAATCACAATAAACAACACAATGag GGTGAAGTCCAGTGCGACGTATGCAAGTTACGATTCCGCAGTAAGGTGATCCTCAGCAGACATGTGAAGTACCACAGTACCAAGTATCACTGTTTGCAGTGTCCATACATCTCTCAGGGCAT TTCTCAAGCAAAACTCCACTTGTTATGGCACAGAGGGGTCACATACGATTGCGATCATTGTGGCGAGAAGTTTAG ACAACGCATGTCGTACATAACACACCTGCGAATGAAGCATCCGTCAGACTGGGTGTGCGGTGTATGTGGAAACACCTTCGTCTCTCAAATGGGTTTGTTGCAGCACAAGAGTCTGCGACACACCCAAGTAAAC GAAAAGACTGAAATAGAAGAAAACCCTGAGGCGCCATTTTGCGAGTTGTGTGACGTGAAGTTCGCGTCTCCAGAAGCATTTAAGCGTCACTTGGTCCAGGCACGAAAACACGTGGCCACGGCCGAGAATAA ATACGGGTGTCGAGAATGCGGGGAATCCTTCAAGACGCCGAAGGAGCTCCGAGATCACACCCGGGCGAGACCGGAATGTCTGCGAAAGCCGAGTTACTCTACGTCACCCGCTAAGAACAATGGCGACCCGCGCTCGTGGCCCATGAACTGTCCACAT TGTGGCAAGGAGATAGCGAATGCCTACATCTACTCTTGGCACTTCCGCACAGCGCATCCCGAGAAAGATTATTACGCGGGATGTGATTCTATATGCGATGTTTGCGGGAAAGGATTTCCG AAACGTCTTCTAAGCGCTCACATCGCCAAACACTCGGTCGGTGGACCGAACGAGCTAAATGGAGGAGGCAAGTGTGAGACGTGTGGCAAAGTGTGTGTGAGCCGCAGCTCTTTATACGCACACAGACGCACGCACTCGGAAGCTCGTCCGCACGTGTGTACGGTGTGCGGAATGGGATTCAAAGCTAAAAGTGTGCTACAGAGACACGGATTg GTGCATACGGGCGAGAAGCCGTACACATGCGAGTTGTGTGGCAAATCTTTTAGCCAGTCCAACACCTGCCAACAACACATACGGACAGTACATCACAAACTGCCGCCATTGTACGTCAGCCGATCTAAACGCGAGCGTATGATGAGGCGTCATGCTCTTGCGCAGTAA
- the LOC125050671 gene encoding zinc finger protein 700-like isoform X2, whose product MESVKACRICLKMDTKFSVLHPKSLGLCYELLTGTSVQKGLIKYACFECAALLKKYFCFRQKSLRSQFVLENILEHYGKITSTHINKIDRQSLLLSSNLSINEIQLKDNELLEDIPCAEEKFSVENNDDVDFHWTCSSDEEPKIKNEENVVIEVPVKKEVAVKAKKRKAKQQKAQRWIRKKKNERKQNSVKKGDHKKSVPATFSKTVADEELYKHVAIVNLTVDEQYEEVRRRQESSNYLNSFYKCEICFKGFIDARAWQNHNKQHNEGEVQCDVCKLRFRSKVILSRHVKYHSTKYHCLQCPYISQGISQAKLHLLWHRGVTYDCDHCGEKFRQRMSYITHLRMKHPSDWVCGVCGNTFVSQMGLLQHKSLRHTQVNEKTEIEENPEAPFCELCDVKFASPEAFKRHLVQARKHVATAENKYGCRECGESFKTPKELRDHTRARPECLRKPSYSTSPAKNNGDPRSWPMNCPHVVWQGDSECLHLLLALPHSASRERLLRGM is encoded by the exons ATGGAAAGCGTAAAAGCCTGtagaatttgtttaaaaatggaTACAAAATTTTCTGTTTTACACCCAAAAAGTTTAGGATTGTGTTATGAATTACTGACAGGAACAAGT GTACAAAaaggtttaataaaatatgcttGTTTTGAGTGTGCTGCtctattaaaaaagtatttttgctTTCGGCAAAAGAGTCTTCGCAGTcaatttgttttagaaaatatattagagCACTATGGAAAG ataacatcaacacatataaataaaattgataggCAAAGCTTACTTTTAAGTTCAAATCTAAGCAtaaatgaaattcaactaAAAGACAATGAATTATTAGAAGATATACCTTGCGCAGAAGAAAAGTTTAGTGTAGAGAATAATGATGATGTAGACTTTCATTGGACATGTTCAAGTGACGAAGAgcccaaaattaaaaatgaggAAAATGTAGTTATTGAAGTTCCAGTTAAAAAGGAAGTTGCAGTCAAGGCCAAAAAACGTAAG GCAAAACAACAAAAGGCCCAGAGATGGataagaaagaaaaagaatGAGCGGAAGCAAAATAGTGTTAAGAAAGGAGACCATAAAAAATCTGTTCCTGCCACATTTAGTAAGACTGTTGCAGATGAGGAGTTATATAAGCATGTTGCCATTGTTAATTTAACA GTGGATGAACAATATGAAGAGGTGCGTAGACGCCAGGAGTCCAGCAATTATTTAAACTCATTCTACAAATGTGAAATCTGTTTCAAAGGCTTTATTGATGCACGCGCATGGCAGAATCACAATAAACAACACAATGag GGTGAAGTCCAGTGCGACGTATGCAAGTTACGATTCCGCAGTAAGGTGATCCTCAGCAGACATGTGAAGTACCACAGTACCAAGTATCACTGTTTGCAGTGTCCATACATCTCTCAGGGCAT TTCTCAAGCAAAACTCCACTTGTTATGGCACAGAGGGGTCACATACGATTGCGATCATTGTGGCGAGAAGTTTAG ACAACGCATGTCGTACATAACACACCTGCGAATGAAGCATCCGTCAGACTGGGTGTGCGGTGTATGTGGAAACACCTTCGTCTCTCAAATGGGTTTGTTGCAGCACAAGAGTCTGCGACACACCCAAGTAAAC GAAAAGACTGAAATAGAAGAAAACCCTGAGGCGCCATTTTGCGAGTTGTGTGACGTGAAGTTCGCGTCTCCAGAAGCATTTAAGCGTCACTTGGTCCAGGCACGAAAACACGTGGCCACGGCCGAGAATAA ATACGGGTGTCGAGAATGCGGGGAATCCTTCAAGACGCCGAAGGAGCTCCGAGATCACACCCGGGCGAGACCGGAATGTCTGCGAAAGCCGAGTTACTCTACGTCACCCGCTAAGAACAATGGCGACCCGCGCTCGTGGCCCATGAACTGTCCACATGTag TGTGGCAAGGAGATAGCGAATGCCTACATCTACTCTTGGCACTTCCGCACAGCGCATCCCGAGAAAGATTATTACGCGGGATGTGA